One window of the Chitinispirillales bacterium genome contains the following:
- a CDS encoding Ig-like domain-containing protein, which produces MKKKIYFMIVIICCLSYISCAKRILPSGGEGDKISPKIVSVFPADRSVSVAKSQEITVHFSEWIDAKSVQKGIIISPYTDFSTKIKGKTLQMIPKTPLKENTSYHLSFLSEISDYSNNTLDETQTIIFSTGNFIDTAYVEGRIFFEKHDAILPKVALFFENRAIAGDSVLLSSSDYIVQADSSGYFKFNCISEEKYRIIAFIDKNRDNKITPLEPIFISETQTINTQNFVELLPAVCDTAQNGISDLSAISPAILLIKFKRFSEEIMFDSLKIFSLRDTKDIRIEKIEKIHDMPVVAVFLIDSLQNSSYLFEMKSKKNYVNDGDSIFCDTVKFNGTTFCDTIKLAYLDSLFSIKTKNEVESDSVAFCPKLSWNFFGEFPQNPLWEIKSAKSKLYYTNENFIENIPEGKYTISLIDDKNQNGKHDLGTLFPFACGEKKISFFDTLVVRERWEAEYDIRIENQ; this is translated from the coding sequence ATGAAAAAAAAAATATATTTTATGATAGTTATAATATGTTGCCTCTCTTATATTTCTTGCGCTAAGCGAATTTTGCCTTCGGGAGGCGAAGGCGATAAAATTTCACCGAAAATAGTTAGTGTTTTTCCCGCCGACCGATCCGTATCGGTTGCCAAAAGTCAAGAAATTACGGTACATTTTTCTGAATGGATAGACGCCAAAAGCGTACAAAAGGGGATTATAATTTCACCTTATACTGATTTTTCGACAAAAATAAAAGGAAAAACGTTGCAAATGATTCCTAAAACGCCGTTAAAAGAAAACACTTCGTATCATTTGTCTTTTTTGAGTGAAATATCCGATTATTCAAACAATACGCTTGATGAAACTCAAACGATAATTTTTTCGACCGGAAATTTTATCGATACGGCATATGTGGAAGGGCGAATATTTTTTGAGAAACACGATGCAATTCTTCCTAAAGTCGCGCTTTTTTTTGAAAACAGGGCGATCGCGGGCGACTCGGTTTTGCTTTCGTCTTCCGATTACATTGTTCAAGCGGATTCTTCCGGATATTTTAAGTTTAACTGCATTTCGGAAGAAAAATACAGGATTATCGCTTTTATAGATAAAAATCGCGATAATAAAATAACGCCTCTTGAGCCGATTTTTATTTCCGAAACCCAGACGATTAATACGCAAAATTTTGTAGAATTATTACCGGCGGTTTGCGATACTGCGCAAAATGGAATATCTGATTTGTCAGCGATTTCTCCAGCCATTTTATTGATTAAGTTCAAACGCTTTTCTGAAGAAATTATGTTTGATTCTTTGAAAATATTTAGTTTGCGGGATACAAAAGATATACGTATAGAAAAAATAGAGAAAATTCACGATATGCCCGTTGTCGCCGTTTTTTTGATTGACAGCTTGCAAAACAGTTCGTACTTATTTGAGATGAAATCGAAAAAAAATTATGTAAACGACGGGGATTCAATATTTTGCGATACCGTTAAATTTAACGGGACAACCTTTTGCGACACTATAAAATTAGCATATCTTGACAGTTTGTTTTCAATAAAAACGAAAAACGAAGTTGAAAGCGACAGCGTTGCGTTTTGTCCGAAATTATCGTGGAATTTTTTTGGGGAATTTCCGCAAAATCCGCTTTGGGAGATAAAAAGCGCAAAGTCCAAACTTTATTATACAAATGAAAATTTTATAGAAAACATTCCTGAAGGGAAATACACGATTTCACTTATAGACGATAAAAATCAAAACGGGAAGCATGATTTGGGAACTCTTTTTCCGTTTGCATGCGGTGAGAAAAAAATTTCGTTCTTTGATACTCTTGTCGTCCGTGAAAGATGGGAAGCCGAGTACGACATAAGAATAGAAAATCAATAA